From one Streptomyces sp. Q6 genomic stretch:
- a CDS encoding extracellular solute-binding protein: protein MTNQGQLSRRSLLAAAGFAGLAALTACGSGDDGGDPKDLSKKQEGAMKDYRAGERFKASKALSISLLHNNNPVYPTKKDWLFWKEVSKRTGVTLKPVDVPLSDYEKKRSLLIGSGDAPFLIPKTYHPSEVAFVSSGAILPVSEYVHLMPNFRDKVKKWKLEPELDSIRQSDGKYYLLPGLHEKPKAGYSLAFRTDVLEKIGASLPTTWDEVYDTLKALKDEYPDRYPLTDRWSTNTVYPAGALVSYLGQAHGIHAGWTYDNVTFDRKAKKFVYTGATDEFRHVVEYLRKLVAEKLLDPESFTQTDDDAVKKLLGEKSFAISANPQELVQNYRFNLEKQVKGAKIEMIPVPIGPAGEVILDGIRLENGVMVSSKALKSDNFVAMMQFLDWLWYSDEGQAFCKWGVEGVTYTRSGSSYELKSGISLMGSDPKAPKDLQKDYGFFNGVFTYGGSWELVSSSFGPDEKRFQDAMASRKQLPIAPPHPLESTEQEQVTLWETPLKDHMNQNMLKFVLGKRPMSEWDAYVTEAKAKNSDRLADLHTKAYERYRKDNG from the coding sequence GTGACGAACCAAGGTCAGCTGTCGAGAAGGTCGCTCCTGGCCGCGGCGGGGTTCGCGGGTCTCGCGGCCCTCACCGCCTGCGGCAGCGGCGACGACGGGGGCGACCCCAAGGACCTGTCGAAGAAGCAGGAAGGCGCGATGAAGGACTACCGCGCCGGTGAGCGGTTCAAGGCGTCGAAGGCGCTGTCGATCTCCCTGCTGCACAACAACAACCCGGTGTACCCGACGAAGAAGGACTGGCTGTTCTGGAAGGAGGTCAGCAAGCGCACCGGTGTCACGCTCAAGCCGGTCGACGTGCCGCTGAGCGACTACGAGAAGAAGCGCAGCCTGCTGATCGGCTCGGGCGACGCCCCGTTCCTGATCCCGAAGACGTACCACCCCTCCGAAGTGGCGTTCGTGTCGTCGGGCGCGATCCTGCCGGTGAGCGAGTACGTGCATCTGATGCCCAACTTCCGCGACAAGGTCAAGAAGTGGAAGCTGGAGCCGGAGCTGGACTCCATCCGCCAGTCCGACGGCAAGTACTACCTGCTCCCCGGTCTGCACGAGAAGCCCAAGGCCGGCTACTCGCTGGCCTTCCGCACCGACGTCCTGGAGAAGATCGGCGCCTCCCTGCCGACCACCTGGGACGAGGTGTACGACACCCTGAAGGCGCTCAAGGACGAGTACCCCGACCGCTATCCGCTCACGGACCGCTGGAGCACCAACACGGTCTACCCCGCGGGCGCGCTGGTCAGCTATCTCGGGCAGGCCCACGGGATCCACGCGGGCTGGACGTACGACAACGTCACGTTCGACCGGAAGGCGAAGAAGTTCGTCTACACCGGCGCCACCGACGAGTTCCGCCATGTGGTCGAGTACCTGCGCAAGCTGGTCGCCGAGAAGCTGCTGGACCCGGAGAGCTTCACGCAGACCGATGACGACGCGGTGAAGAAGCTGCTCGGCGAGAAGTCGTTCGCGATCAGCGCGAACCCGCAGGAGCTGGTGCAGAACTACCGCTTCAACCTGGAGAAGCAGGTCAAGGGCGCGAAGATCGAGATGATCCCGGTGCCGATCGGCCCGGCCGGCGAGGTGATCCTGGACGGCATCCGCCTGGAGAACGGCGTGATGGTCTCCAGCAAGGCCCTCAAGAGCGACAACTTCGTCGCGATGATGCAGTTCCTGGACTGGCTCTGGTACTCCGACGAGGGCCAGGCGTTCTGCAAGTGGGGCGTCGAGGGCGTCACGTACACCAGGTCCGGTTCCTCGTACGAGCTGAAGTCCGGCATCTCGCTGATGGGCTCCGACCCGAAGGCGCCGAAGGACCTTCAGAAGGACTACGGCTTCTTCAACGGGGTGTTCACGTACGGCGGCAGCTGGGAGCTGGTGTCGTCGTCGTTCGGCCCGGACGAGAAGAGGTTCCAGGACGCCATGGCCTCGCGGAAACAGCTGCCGATCGCGCCGCCGCATCCGCTGGAGTCGACGGAGCAGGAGCAGGTGACGCTCTGGGAGACGCCGCTGAAGGACCACATGAACCAGAACATGCTGAAGTTCGTGCTCGGCAAGCGGCCGATGTCCGAATGGGACGCGTACGTCACCGAGGCGAAGGCGAAGAACAGCGA
- a CDS encoding carbohydrate ABC transporter permease: MNRPTRGYRVFQGVNGVILTLVVVVTLYPFVNIVARSFSGERQIRAGEVTLWPKGFNLTTYRIVFGDGAFWRSYGNTVLYTVVSTIVAMTLTTIYAYVLSKKDLRGRGALIGIAVFTMFFSGGLIPNYVLITSLGMKNSIWAIALPNAISVFNLLVMKAFFENMPAELEEAAQIDGLSTYGILWRIVLPLSKAVIATMLLFYTVSFWNSWFSAFLYMDRTELMPATVYLRNLIAGATTGSNAGAGTDQLSQAAANIQSVTIVLTALPILAVYPFVQRYFVSGVMLGAVKG, translated from the coding sequence GTGAACCGGCCGACCCGCGGCTACCGGGTCTTCCAGGGCGTCAACGGCGTGATCCTCACCCTGGTCGTGGTCGTCACGCTGTACCCGTTCGTCAACATCGTCGCCCGCTCGTTCAGCGGCGAGCGGCAGATCAGGGCGGGCGAGGTGACGCTGTGGCCCAAGGGCTTCAACCTCACCACGTACCGGATCGTGTTCGGTGACGGCGCCTTCTGGCGCAGTTACGGGAACACCGTCCTCTACACCGTGGTCTCCACGATCGTCGCCATGACGCTGACGACGATCTACGCGTACGTCCTGTCCAAGAAGGATCTGCGCGGGCGCGGGGCGCTCATCGGGATCGCCGTGTTCACGATGTTCTTCTCCGGCGGTCTGATCCCCAACTACGTGCTGATCACCAGCCTCGGCATGAAGAACTCGATCTGGGCGATCGCCCTGCCGAACGCGATCAGCGTCTTCAACCTCCTCGTCATGAAGGCGTTCTTCGAGAACATGCCGGCCGAGCTGGAGGAGGCCGCGCAGATCGACGGCCTGAGCACGTACGGAATCCTGTGGCGGATCGTGCTGCCGCTGTCGAAGGCCGTCATCGCGACGATGCTGCTCTTCTACACGGTGTCGTTCTGGAACTCCTGGTTCTCGGCCTTCCTCTACATGGACCGCACCGAGCTGATGCCGGCCACGGTGTATCTGCGCAACCTCATCGCGGGCGCCACGACGGGCAGCAACGCGGGGGCGGGGACCGACCAGCTGTCGCAGGCCGCCGCGAACATCCAGTCCGTGACCATCGTGCTCACGGCCCTGCCGATCCTCGCGGTCTACCCCTTCGTGCAGCGGTACTTCGTCTCGGGCGTGATGCTCGGCGCGGTCAAGGGCTGA